AATCGCCCTGATCGGTTTTGTTAGCCAGAGATTTTGTTTGCTTGTCTAGTTTTGATCAGAGATTTTGTTTGCTTGTCTAGTTTTGATCATGCTGACAAATCACGGCATGGAATCATCTGAGAGTGGTTACTGTTGTTCTTTTAGTGGAAACTTTGCTTGTTTGCTAGTGTTGGATATCGCTGTTGTTGCCATTTAATCATCGGAAGTTGTGTTTCAACAAGAACTCCTACTCGCTTATTGATTGAGAAATATCCGCATAAAACCATGTGAAATTAGTCGTGTTTGAACGAGAAAGTCCATTCGTTGCACTCCAATTCTTGTTTGCTTGTTCCGCACGAATCTTTATCTGTTCACACATTTGGACAATATTGTCAATAAACTTTAAGTTCGTAAGATTGCTGATGGTGGATCGATCACTACCTGAATACACTTCAATTTCCATGTGACAGATGTGTTCGATCATTTTTCGCCGAACCGGAGCCTGAGTCAGGTCATGAATCTGATGGACCAGTTCATGGAGGATCCAATTCTGGCAGCTTCACGAGGAGTTGGAGCAGGATCAAGGAGGGGCTGGGACGTAAGAGAAGACGACGACGCTCTGTACTTGCGAATGGACATGCCTGGACTGAGCAAAGAAGATGTGAAGGTGAGCGTAGAGCAGAACACTCTGATAATCAAAGGCGAAGCTGCAAAGGAATCCGAAGACGAGGCAGACCGGCGACGATTCTCAAGCCGACTGGATTTGCCCGACAACCTCTACCAGCTGGATTCGATCAAagcagaaatgaaaaatggtgTTCTGAAATTGAGCGTGCCGAAggtgaaggaagaagagaggaaggCTGTGAAGCATGTTACAGTTGAGTAGTTTGGTCtaaaacttgaagaaaaagCTCTGTAGCTTTTAGAGTTGAATATGGAGTTCTCATCGCCTTTTGCTGTGGTCTCTGTTTCATGGATGTTTGCGAACATTGTCGAGCTGTTTTGAAAATTCCCATGTAGCTGATTTCAACGGAGTTTCCCCCCTCATTTGTTGATGGAATCTAAGATATAAGCCGCTTTACATAGTCAAAGTTTCCATCATGTTGGTGCCTCTTCTCTTCTGCGTTCTTCATCCCATCATGTGAGTCTACATTTACT
This portion of the Cucurbita pepo subsp. pepo cultivar mu-cu-16 chromosome LG08, ASM280686v2, whole genome shotgun sequence genome encodes:
- the LOC111799721 gene encoding small heat shock protein, chloroplastic-like isoform X2; this encodes MASSIALRRLSASSAAKLFSPVRSASVLPSVGRFFNTNAQIASYDDEDRSVDLDSRRSGSLSRYRDRFPGFADVFDHFSPNRSLSQVMNLMDQFMEDPILAASRGVGAGSRRGWDVREDDDALYLRMDMPGLSKEDVKVSVEQNTLIIKGEAAKESEDEADRRRFSSRLDLPDNLYQLDSIKAEMKNGVLKLSVPKVKEEERKAVKHVTVE